In the genome of Nocardia terpenica, one region contains:
- a CDS encoding (2Fe-2S)-binding protein: MSSYSIPAAEDPVGRRDRPVTISVDGDEVRGVTGQSLAAVLLGAGRSQWRTATTGGSRGVFCGIGVCFDCVATVNGVRDIRLCRRPARDGDRVVTQSRSAAEAES, encoded by the coding sequence ATGAGTTCGTATTCGATTCCGGCGGCGGAGGATCCGGTGGGACGGCGGGATCGGCCGGTCACGATCAGTGTCGACGGGGACGAGGTTCGAGGGGTGACGGGGCAGAGCCTGGCCGCGGTGCTGCTCGGGGCGGGGCGGTCGCAGTGGCGCACGGCGACCACGGGCGGTAGCCGGGGTGTGTTCTGCGGCATCGGTGTGTGTTTCGACTGTGTCGCGACCGTCAATGGGGTGCGCGATATCCGGCTGTGCCGTCGGCCCGCCCGGGACGGGGACCGGGTGGTCACCCAATCGCGCAGCGCAGCCGAGGCGGAGTCGTGA